The stretch of DNA CGCCAAAGCGGCGCCGCCTCGGCGCCGTTCGCGATCAGCCGCGCGAGATCCTCGGCGCCCTCGACGTACCGCGCGATCCCCCACGCCCGCCAGCCGGGGCGCGCACCGACCAGGACGAGCCCGATCGTCTCGCCGACCGGCAGCCCCGCGGCGCGCGCGGCCCGCCCGACGGCGAGCTCGCGCAGGAAGCGCGCGCGGCCGAAGTAGCGGTCGTGGTTGACCAGCCGCACCGCGCCGCCGCGCAGGTACTGCTTGACGAACAGCTTCGTCCCGTCCTCGAGCTGCGCGACGAAGCAGGGCCCGCGCCCCGTGCCGACCCCCTCGGGACGCGGCCGCACCTTCTCCCACGGCCGGTCGAGCCCGGCCGCGACGGCGCCGTCCGCGATCGCCTCGTCGAGGATCGCCGCGACCGCGCCGTGCCGCAGCAGGCGGAACCCCGGAGGCGCCGCGATCATCGTCCCTCTCCAGCGCCCGCCGCCGCGCCGCGGCGCCGCAGCTCCCAGAGCC from bacterium encodes:
- a CDS encoding lipopolysaccharide kinase InaA family protein; amino-acid sequence: MIAAPPGFRLLRHGAVAAILDEAIADGAVAAGLDRPWEKVRPRPEGVGTGRGPCFVAQLEDGTKLFVKQYLRGGAVRLVNHDRYFGRARFLRELAVGRAARAAGLPVGETIGLVLVGARPGWRAWGIARYVEGAEDLARLIANGAEAAPLWRAALALLARCHEAGLEHPDMNLGNLLARRGDDGSLELFVVDLDRARWRGAPLDPKKRAKVVARLERSYRKIFGAEPPNDATSPAAGR